ATGGCCATGCCCGAAAAGGCCGGTTCCAATAAAGCATTGATTTATACGTTTAAAGTCGACCGCGAAGCTAACAAGTACGCAATAAAGGCGGCGGTCGAAGAGATATTTAAAGTCAAGGTTGATTCCGTCAGGACTGTCCGCGTTAAGGGCAAGCCCAAGACGACCCAGCGTAACAGGGGACAGCGGAGCGATTGGAAAAAAGCGTTAGTGGTCTTAAAAGAAGGCCAGCGCCTAGATATTATATAAGGATAAGATTATGGCGATAAAAGAATATAAACCAACCAGCGCCGGACGTAGAAACGCCACGGTAATAGATTATTCCGTGCTGACCAAGAAGCTCCCGGAAAAGAGCCTGATGGAGCCCATCAAGAAGACTGGCGGCCGTAATAATCAGGGCGAGATAACC
This portion of the Candidatus Brocadiia bacterium genome encodes:
- the rplW gene encoding 50S ribosomal protein L23, encoding MKTAYNIIIKPIQTEKSMAMAMPEKAGSNKALIYTFKVDREANKYAIKAAVEEIFKVKVDSVRTVRVKGKPKTTQRNRGQRSDWKKALVVLKEGQRLDII